The Anaerolineae bacterium genome contains a region encoding:
- a CDS encoding thioredoxin family protein, with protein sequence MLHIRVLHSPGCASTPKAMENLRQVLEELGVQAEIQEIVMEADMDPAEWRYFGSPTIRINGADVDPYAEKRTDYSGG encoded by the coding sequence ATGTTGCACATTCGCGTCCTGCATTCGCCCGGCTGTGCCTCCACTCCGAAGGCCATGGAGAACCTGCGCCAGGTGCTGGAGGAGCTGGGGGTTCAGGCAGAGATTCAGGAGATCGTGATGGAAGCGGATATGGACCCCGCGGAATGGCGCTATTTCGGCTCTCCCACCATCCGCATCAACGGGGCTGACGTGGACCCGTACGCCGAGAAGCGCACCGATT